A part of Notolabrus celidotus isolate fNotCel1 chromosome 21, fNotCel1.pri, whole genome shotgun sequence genomic DNA contains:
- the LOC117804883 gene encoding endoplasmic reticulum-Golgi intermediate compartment protein 2-like, with the protein MRRLSRKKALSLVKELDAFPKVPDSYVETSTSGGTVSLIAFSAMALLAILEFFVYRDTWMKYEYAVDKDYSSKLRINIDITVAMKCQHVGADILDLAETMITSNGLLYEPAIFDLTPQQRLWQRTLMLIQSRLREEHALQEVLYKTLLKGGPTALPPREGASLEPLNACRIHGHVYVNKVAGNLHITVGKPIHHPQGHAHIAAFVSHDSYNFSHRIDHLSFGEEIPGIINPLDGTEKITLNNNQMFQYFITVVPTKLNTYKISADTHQFSVTERERVINHAAGSHGVSGIFVKYDTSSLMVTVSEQHMPLWQFMVRLCGIVGGIFSTTGMLHGLVGFCFDIVCCRLKLGVYRPREVREEVEPHHQMNNLNNHQTPLLPEDVPQE; encoded by the exons ATGAGGCGTCTATCACGAAAAAAAGCCCTGAGCTTAGTGAAGGAGCTGGACGCCTTCCCTAAAGTGCCAGACAGCTACGTGGAGACGTCCACCTCGGGAGGAACAG TGTCCCTGATAGCTTTCAGTGCCATGGCACTTCTGGCTATCTTGGAGTTCTTTGTTTATCGAGACACCTGGATGAAGTATGAATACGCAGTAGACAAAGATTACTCCAG TAAACTGAGGATAAATATCGATATTACAGTAGCGATGAAATGCCAGC atgTTGGAGCAGATATTCTGGACCTCGCTGAGACCATGATCACATCCAACGGTCTCCTGTATGAGCCT GCTATTTTTGATCTGACCCCTCAGCAGAGACTGTGGCAAAG GACGCTGATGCTCATCCAGAGCCGGCTGAGAGAGGAGCACGCTCTCCAAGAGGTGCTCTACAAAACTCTGCTCAAAGGAGGTCCGACCGCCCTGCCTCCTCG ggaggGTGCATCTTTGGAGCCGCTCAACGCCTGCAGGATACACGGTCACGTTTACGTCAACAAGGTGGCAGGAAATCTACACATCACTGTGGGAAA GCCCATCCACCATCCTCAGGGTCACGCCCACATTGCAGCTTTTGTGAGCCACGATT CGTACAACTTCTCCCACCGAATAGACCATTTATCTTTCGGCGAGGAGATACCCGGCATCATCAATCCTCTGGACGGCACAGAGAAAATCACCCTTAACA ATAACCAGATGTTTCAGTACTTCATCACGGTGGTGCCAACCAAACTGAACACATACAAGATCTCAGCGGACACACACCAGTTTTCAGTGACAGAGCGG GAGCGGGTGATTAACCACGCGGCCGGCAGCCATGGCGTTTCAGGCATCTTTGTGAAGTACGACACCAGCTCTCTGATGGTGACGGTCAGCGAGCAGCACATGCCCCTGTGGCAGTTCATGGTGCGGCTGTGTGGCATCGTCGGGGGGATATTCTCCACCACAG gCATGCTCCATGGGCTTGTCGGCTTCTGTTTCGACATCGTCTGCTGTCGCCTCAAACTTGGAGTCTATCGGCCGAGGGAGGTGAGGGAG GAAGTGGAGCCACACCACCAGATGAACAACCTGAACAATCACCAGACTCCTCTGCTGCCTGAAGACGTCCCTCAGGAGTAG